The following are from one region of the Rosistilla carotiformis genome:
- a CDS encoding zinc-dependent metalloprotease has product MKFLRLPFPLGLRLSLALLLLVPGAAFADLPAFDTVSEGYKKLTSSDQQSDKTLFSVWTREKDGQMLAELPKAFAGKRYFIALTVGSGDRYAGLQSGDMVVQWRQYDERLALVLPNLEVTAKGEAEASASVKRLFTDRVLLDVPVLAKGPTGGPVIDMDSLLINNASNFFGNQVRISKPKIFKIEKAKVFPDNVELAYEIVGSRGQLQTIHYSFSEVPATSNGFKPRKADERIGYFTTAFTDLSKYTDDETRVRYINRWHLEKRDPKLQLSPPKNPIRFYVEHTAPVRYRRWIKQGVDYWNKAFEKVGIVDAIVIEYQDAQSGAHMEKDPEDVRYNFIRWLNNNVGTAIGPSRVHPETGQILDADIILTDGWIRYFNFNYYDLMPELAMEGMSPETLAWLANNPSWDPRVRLAHPAERLTVRESVARSSRSPMAGHSFAAANPQLMGDDEYDGLYGNISQKNGLCMAANGRRMDLALTRMNWTLALLEEEKADANKKKKEDEAKAAAEKKKAEEAAGKKDGPAAEDKKPEETKEEAKDEEAVAKTDDKKEEKTDDKPKDQLLDGIPEWFVGPLLADLVAHEVGHTLGLRHNFKASSVHSLDEINSEAVKGKKTFTGSVMDYTPINFRLESGDVQGDYAMIEIGPYDYWAVEYGYTFTDADLPKILKRCHEPELQFATDEDTSGPDPLARRYDFGRDPLDYAKEQMKLVQLYRSRILDKFVKEGDSWAKARRGYELTLSKQTSAISMMAGWVGGAFVHRDKKGDPEDRSPIEVVPAEQQRAALNFVIETSFNDDSYGLTPELLARMSVDKWLDEGFSRAMTNEATWPIHDRILGLQASALTMIMNPTTLRRVYDNEFRLPADQDTLTLPELLGTIRTAVWTELGEKCPADSNSRNPMISSLRRNLQREHLDRLIDLMLKKTDTSAAAKPISNLAMMQMKELKDEIDKSLGKCGDDMDAYTKAHLSECQSRIEQALNAGYVFNSGNQQQGPLMFILSGDEPSAE; this is encoded by the coding sequence ATGAAGTTTTTACGTCTCCCGTTTCCGCTGGGCCTTCGTCTCAGCCTGGCCCTGTTGCTGTTGGTGCCCGGTGCGGCCTTTGCGGACCTGCCGGCGTTCGACACCGTCTCCGAAGGTTACAAGAAGTTAACCTCTTCGGATCAACAGAGCGACAAGACGCTTTTTAGTGTTTGGACGCGCGAGAAGGATGGCCAAATGTTGGCCGAACTTCCCAAGGCGTTTGCCGGAAAACGGTATTTCATCGCATTGACTGTTGGCAGCGGCGACCGCTATGCCGGCCTGCAATCGGGCGACATGGTGGTCCAGTGGCGTCAATATGATGAGCGTCTGGCGCTTGTGCTTCCTAATCTGGAGGTGACCGCTAAGGGGGAGGCCGAGGCGAGCGCATCGGTCAAACGGTTGTTCACCGACCGTGTCTTGTTGGATGTTCCTGTGTTGGCCAAGGGGCCGACGGGCGGTCCTGTGATCGATATGGACAGCCTGCTGATCAATAACGCTTCCAACTTTTTTGGCAACCAAGTGCGGATCAGCAAGCCGAAAATTTTCAAAATTGAAAAAGCCAAGGTTTTCCCTGACAACGTCGAACTGGCCTACGAGATTGTGGGCAGCCGAGGACAACTGCAAACGATTCACTATTCGTTTAGCGAAGTCCCCGCGACCAGCAACGGTTTCAAGCCACGCAAGGCGGACGAACGGATCGGTTACTTCACCACAGCCTTCACCGATCTGAGCAAATACACCGACGACGAGACCCGTGTTCGCTACATCAATCGTTGGCACTTGGAAAAACGCGATCCCAAACTGCAACTGAGTCCGCCGAAGAATCCGATCCGATTCTATGTCGAGCATACCGCTCCGGTTCGCTATCGCCGTTGGATCAAACAGGGTGTCGACTATTGGAACAAAGCCTTTGAGAAGGTGGGTATTGTCGATGCGATCGTGATCGAATACCAGGACGCGCAGAGCGGCGCCCACATGGAAAAGGATCCCGAGGATGTGCGCTACAACTTCATCCGTTGGCTGAACAACAATGTTGGCACCGCAATCGGCCCCAGCCGCGTTCATCCTGAAACCGGACAGATCCTCGATGCCGATATCATCCTGACCGATGGTTGGATCCGTTACTTCAATTTCAACTATTACGATTTGATGCCCGAACTGGCGATGGAGGGAATGAGCCCCGAAACGCTGGCTTGGCTTGCCAACAACCCCAGCTGGGACCCTCGCGTTCGCTTGGCCCACCCTGCGGAACGATTGACAGTTCGCGAATCGGTCGCCCGTTCGTCCCGTTCGCCGATGGCTGGCCACAGCTTTGCCGCCGCCAATCCTCAATTGATGGGAGACGACGAATACGATGGCCTGTATGGCAACATCAGCCAGAAAAACGGATTGTGCATGGCTGCCAACGGTCGCCGCATGGACCTCGCACTGACTCGCATGAACTGGACCTTGGCATTGTTGGAAGAAGAAAAAGCGGACGCCAACAAGAAGAAAAAGGAAGACGAAGCGAAAGCGGCTGCTGAGAAGAAAAAGGCGGAAGAAGCGGCTGGCAAGAAGGACGGTCCTGCAGCGGAAGACAAGAAGCCCGAGGAAACGAAAGAGGAAGCCAAGGACGAAGAAGCCGTAGCCAAAACGGACGACAAGAAGGAAGAGAAGACGGACGATAAACCGAAAGACCAGTTGCTCGACGGCATCCCGGAATGGTTTGTCGGGCCGTTGTTGGCCGACCTGGTGGCTCACGAAGTCGGTCACACTCTGGGCCTTCGCCACAACTTCAAAGCCTCCAGCGTCCATTCTTTGGATGAGATCAACAGCGAAGCGGTCAAGGGGAAAAAGACCTTTACCGGTTCGGTGATGGATTACACACCGATCAACTTCCGCTTGGAATCGGGAGATGTTCAAGGCGATTACGCGATGATCGAAATCGGTCCTTACGATTACTGGGCCGTCGAATATGGTTACACCTTCACCGACGCGGATTTGCCTAAAATCTTGAAGCGATGCCACGAACCGGAACTGCAGTTTGCAACCGACGAAGACACTTCGGGTCCCGACCCCTTGGCGCGTCGATACGACTTTGGTCGCGATCCGTTGGATTACGCTAAGGAGCAGATGAAGCTGGTGCAGCTGTACCGCAGCCGAATCCTGGATAAATTCGTCAAAGAAGGAGACAGCTGGGCCAAGGCGCGCCGCGGTTACGAATTGACGTTAAGCAAGCAGACCAGCGCGATCAGCATGATGGCTGGCTGGGTTGGCGGTGCGTTTGTGCATCGCGATAAGAAGGGTGATCCCGAGGATCGCAGCCCGATCGAAGTCGTGCCGGCAGAGCAACAGCGTGCTGCACTGAACTTTGTCATCGAGACTTCGTTCAACGACGATTCTTATGGATTGACTCCCGAACTGTTGGCTCGCATGAGCGTCGACAAATGGCTCGACGAAGGCTTCAGCCGGGCGATGACCAACGAAGCGACCTGGCCGATCCACGACCGAATCCTCGGTCTGCAAGCCTCGGCGTTGACGATGATCATGAACCCGACGACGTTGCGACGCGTCTACGACAACGAATTCCGATTGCCAGCCGATCAGGATACGTTGACGCTGCCCGAACTGTTGGGCACGATTCGCACGGCCGTTTGGACCGAACTGGGCGAAAAGTGTCCCGCTGATAGTAACTCTCGCAATCCGATGATCTCCAGCTTGCGACGCAACTTGCAACGCGAGCATCTGGATCGTTTGATCGACTTGATGCTGAAGAAAACCGACACCAGTGCGGCCGCAAAACCAATCAGCAATTTGGCGATGATGCAGATGAAAGAGTTGAAGGATGAGATCGACAAGTCGCTGGGCAAGTGTGGCGACGACATGGACGCTTACACCAAAGCCCACCTGTCGGAATGCCAATCGCGGATCGAACAGGCGCTGAACGCTGGATACGTCTTCAACAGCGGCAACCAGCAACAGGGCCCGTTGATGTTCATCCTTTCGGGTGACGAACCATCGGCGGAGTGA
- a CDS encoding transporter, with protein MKRLNVAFFMLLAAANVSTAHDDYRSRADKHAPAGLMGDHLHAPGEWMVEYKYMNMYMDGNRAGTQRLSDSEAIDFGATSNPVTNRMASPNNMTHEMHMVHIMRGMTEDITLYAMVMLPSITMDHTRGPMNAGGGGPGSLFTTHNSGFGDTTIGALIGLYTDSNDDVILNLGGSLPTGDIFRTTSIPSGGTMEQPLPYPMRLGSGTFNARPGITWKHYFDVGSFGTQFQTDLPIGRNYRDYSVSDEFRLNNWYSQLLTNNLSTSIRVENLWRTNYDGADPMTPDAMISTNVESFRGGYTLNLGLGAAALLHGHLLNVEFVPMLYQDLNGIQLETDWSIVTSWSKSF; from the coding sequence ATGAAGCGATTGAATGTCGCGTTCTTTATGCTGCTAGCGGCAGCAAATGTTTCTACTGCGCATGACGATTATCGGTCTCGAGCCGACAAACATGCGCCGGCTGGTTTGATGGGAGACCATCTGCACGCTCCCGGCGAGTGGATGGTCGAATACAAGTACATGAACATGTACATGGACGGCAACCGCGCCGGCACCCAGCGATTGAGCGACAGCGAGGCGATCGATTTTGGTGCGACCAGCAACCCCGTCACCAATCGCATGGCATCGCCCAATAACATGACGCACGAGATGCACATGGTGCACATCATGCGTGGAATGACCGAGGATATCACGCTCTACGCGATGGTCATGCTGCCAAGCATCACGATGGACCACACTCGCGGCCCGATGAATGCTGGTGGTGGCGGCCCGGGCAGCCTGTTCACGACGCACAACAGTGGATTTGGCGACACCACGATCGGGGCGCTGATCGGTCTCTATACCGACAGCAATGACGATGTGATTCTGAACCTCGGCGGCTCGCTGCCGACCGGCGATATCTTCCGGACGACGAGCATCCCTTCGGGCGGCACGATGGAGCAGCCGTTGCCCTATCCAATGCGTCTCGGCTCGGGAACCTTTAATGCCCGCCCCGGCATCACCTGGAAGCACTACTTCGATGTCGGTTCGTTTGGTACGCAGTTCCAAACCGACCTACCGATCGGCCGCAACTACCGCGACTATTCGGTCAGCGATGAATTCCGGTTGAACAACTGGTACAGCCAACTGCTGACCAACAACCTCTCGACCAGCATTCGCGTGGAAAACCTGTGGCGTACGAACTACGACGGCGCCGATCCGATGACTCCCGACGCGATGATCAGCACCAACGTCGAAAGCTTCCGCGGTGGTTATACGCTGAACCTGGGACTGGGTGCGGCGGCACTGCTGCACGGCCATCTGTTAAATGTCGAATTCGTGCCAATGCTGTATCAAGACTTGAACGGCATCCAACTGGAAACCGATTGGTCGATCGTCACCAGTTGGTCGAAGAGCTTTTAG
- a CDS encoding purine-nucleoside phosphorylase, translating to MTKHPDPQCPAERVLRTAEFIACKLAELPRVAIILGSGLGNLVDYIEDAIAIDYADIPNWGQSRIAGHSGQLIFGWFDSQPVIAMSGRFHRYEGWTTEQVSFPVRVLAAIGSHTLIVSNAAGGLNPQYRIGDIVVIRDHIDMMHGHPCRRFDYGTYPPQTRSDAPLRGASPYDQALSDRALETARLKNFPAHPGTYLATLGPTYETRAEYRFMRKIGADVVGMSTVPEVLQAQRIGMRVLAMSMVSNIARPDAPLRTDHADVLAAAQIAEPRMRAIVREAVQRSTTS from the coding sequence ATGACCAAGCATCCCGATCCCCAGTGCCCCGCCGAGCGTGTATTGCGAACAGCGGAATTCATCGCATGCAAACTGGCCGAACTGCCGCGCGTCGCGATCATCTTGGGCAGCGGACTGGGGAATCTTGTCGACTACATCGAAGATGCGATCGCCATCGATTACGCCGACATCCCCAACTGGGGACAGTCGCGGATCGCGGGGCACAGCGGTCAATTGATCTTCGGTTGGTTTGATTCCCAGCCGGTGATCGCCATGTCGGGCCGCTTCCATCGTTACGAGGGCTGGACCACGGAACAGGTATCGTTCCCGGTTCGCGTCCTCGCTGCGATCGGATCGCACACGTTGATCGTTTCCAATGCCGCTGGCGGACTCAACCCCCAATACCGCATCGGCGACATCGTGGTGATCCGCGACCACATCGACATGATGCACGGACACCCATGCCGCCGGTTTGATTATGGCACCTATCCGCCGCAAACGCGCAGCGACGCACCGCTGCGAGGGGCTTCGCCCTATGATCAAGCGCTCAGCGACAGAGCACTGGAAACGGCGCGGCTGAAAAACTTCCCCGCCCACCCGGGAACCTACCTTGCCACGCTGGGCCCGACCTACGAAACCCGCGCCGAATACCGCTTCATGCGCAAGATCGGAGCCGACGTGGTCGGCATGAGCACGGTGCCCGAAGTCCTGCAGGCGCAGCGAATCGGGATGCGTGTGCTGGCGATGTCGATGGTCAGCAACATCGCTCGCCCCGATGCTCCGTTGCGCACCGATCACGCCGACGTCCTAGCCGCCGCCCAGATCGCCGAACCAAGAATGCGAGCGATCGTGCGAGAAGCAGTCCAACGCAGCACCACCAGCTGA
- a CDS encoding purine-nucleoside phosphorylase, with amino-acid sequence MLDLYDKIEEATAAIRAAWGTTPRAGIILGTGLGGLVDEIQIEASLDYAEIPHFPTSTATSHRGRLVCGQLQGVPVVAMEGRFHMYEGYPLKQITLPVRVMKALGAELLVVSNACGGLNPYFQSGDIMVIEDQINLMGDNPLIGINDDRLGPRFPDMCEPYDQRMVDQALEIARRENIRAHKGVFVAVAGPNLETRAEYRFLRTIGADVVGMSTVPEVIVAVHCGLKVVGFSVITDMCLPDALKPAVVEEIIAIANAAEPNLRTLVRQTVADFASVRLA; translated from the coding sequence ATGCTCGACCTCTATGACAAAATTGAAGAAGCAACCGCTGCAATCCGGGCCGCCTGGGGAACCACGCCGCGAGCGGGGATCATTCTGGGAACGGGCCTGGGGGGACTTGTCGACGAGATCCAGATCGAAGCCTCTCTGGATTACGCGGAAATCCCGCACTTTCCCACCTCGACAGCCACCAGTCATCGCGGTCGCTTGGTTTGCGGGCAATTGCAAGGGGTGCCCGTGGTTGCGATGGAAGGTCGCTTTCATATGTACGAAGGCTATCCGCTGAAACAGATCACGCTGCCGGTCCGCGTGATGAAGGCTTTGGGAGCCGAATTGTTGGTCGTTTCGAACGCTTGCGGCGGCCTGAATCCCTATTTCCAATCGGGGGACATCATGGTCATCGAAGATCAGATCAACCTAATGGGAGACAATCCATTGATTGGGATCAACGACGATCGCTTGGGGCCTCGCTTTCCCGACATGTGCGAACCGTATGATCAACGGATGGTCGACCAAGCTCTGGAAATTGCCCGCCGCGAGAACATCCGCGCCCACAAAGGTGTCTTCGTCGCCGTCGCCGGCCCCAACCTGGAAACCCGCGCCGAATACCGCTTCCTGCGAACGATCGGAGCCGATGTGGTCGGCATGAGCACCGTGCCGGAGGTGATCGTGGCGGTCCATTGCGGACTGAAAGTGGTTGGATTTTCAGTGATCACCGACATGTGTTTGCCCGATGCGCTGAAGCCGGCCGTTGTCGAAGAGATCATCGCAATTGCCAACGCGGCCGAACCGAATTTGCGAACCTTGGTGCGACAGACGGTCGCCGATTTCGCCAGCGTCCGACTGGCCTAG
- a CDS encoding ATP-binding protein has protein sequence MIPSVDQFEKLGAFYLGREYDMKAGRNCDDLLMYDAKDLCTHALCVGMTGSGKTGLCLSLLEEAAIDGIPALCVDPKGDLANLLLTFPDFRPEDYKPWLEQGEAARKGITLDELAASKAKLWQDGLASWGQDGDRIRRFQDSVDIAVYTPGSNIGLPLTILKSFNAPPPEILEDSEAMSDRIAGAASGLLALVGVDADPLSSPDHILLSKILDTNWRAGKNVTIGDLIGMIASPPFDRVGVINLDAFMSPADRTKLSMRLNNLLASPAFSTWLEGEALDIQRLMYTDEGKPRLTILSIAHLSDTERMFFVTILLNELVAWMRTQSGTSSLRAMFYMDEVFGYFPPVAKPPSKAPMLTLLKQARAFGLGVTLATQNPVDLDYKGLSNIGTWFLGRLQTERDKQRVLEGLEGAAAQTGVPFDRQEMEQTLAGLGSRVFLMNNVHDDGPRVFQSRWALSFLSGPLARDQISRLMKDRREQAATALAESGEPAESIATGSAQGSRPMVPAGIEERFVCPTKSPAESASLVYRPAILGKGSLHFVRSRGSIDLWQDQSRIVSCAAGVPDPLWIDSKPAPPDLQLSDRPDEKFAFADLPTELVNEKSYKRWADDLKDYFYRHQTLAVYECDEVDQLAPPGSTEVQARLHFKQAAREARDRETENLRDKFSSKMQSLEKKIRTAEDRVSREASQAQGATWQSMIQIGSTLLNGFMGNKISRRASTAANGWNRASRQKEDVRRAEAALQALHDDMADLEEDLKREIDELAERFHIENLKLEETLINPRKGDLRVEPPILLWTPWQVDSVGIAQRLF, from the coding sequence ATGATCCCTTCTGTCGACCAGTTTGAAAAGCTCGGAGCCTTCTATCTGGGCCGCGAGTACGATATGAAAGCCGGCCGCAATTGCGACGACCTGCTGATGTACGATGCCAAGGATTTGTGCACCCACGCGTTGTGTGTCGGGATGACCGGCAGCGGCAAGACGGGGCTCTGTCTGTCGTTGTTGGAAGAAGCGGCGATCGATGGGATTCCGGCGCTCTGCGTCGATCCCAAGGGGGATCTTGCCAACCTGCTGCTGACCTTCCCCGATTTTCGGCCCGAAGACTACAAGCCTTGGTTGGAACAGGGTGAAGCCGCGCGGAAGGGGATCACGCTGGACGAATTGGCTGCCAGCAAGGCCAAGCTGTGGCAGGACGGTTTGGCGTCGTGGGGCCAAGACGGCGATCGCATCCGCCGTTTTCAAGATTCGGTCGACATCGCCGTCTACACGCCCGGCAGCAACATCGGGCTGCCGCTGACCATCTTAAAGAGCTTCAACGCGCCGCCCCCCGAAATCCTAGAAGACAGCGAAGCGATGAGCGATCGGATCGCCGGCGCTGCGTCGGGGTTGTTGGCGTTGGTCGGCGTCGATGCCGATCCGCTTTCCTCCCCCGATCACATCCTGTTGTCGAAGATTTTAGACACCAACTGGCGTGCCGGGAAAAACGTAACCATCGGCGACTTGATCGGCATGATCGCTTCGCCCCCTTTCGATCGCGTCGGCGTGATCAATCTCGATGCCTTCATGTCGCCAGCCGATCGAACCAAGCTTTCGATGCGGTTGAACAATCTGTTGGCCTCTCCCGCCTTCTCGACTTGGTTGGAAGGCGAAGCGTTGGACATTCAGCGTTTGATGTACACCGACGAAGGGAAGCCGCGGTTGACGATCCTGTCGATCGCTCATCTGTCGGACACCGAGCGGATGTTTTTCGTCACGATCCTGTTGAACGAATTGGTCGCCTGGATGCGGACGCAGAGCGGCACCAGCAGCTTGCGGGCGATGTTCTACATGGATGAGGTCTTTGGCTATTTCCCTCCCGTCGCGAAACCGCCATCCAAGGCGCCGATGCTGACGCTGCTGAAGCAGGCTCGGGCGTTTGGATTGGGCGTCACGCTAGCCACCCAAAACCCGGTCGATCTCGATTACAAAGGGCTATCGAACATCGGCACCTGGTTCCTGGGGCGGTTGCAAACCGAACGCGATAAGCAGCGTGTGCTCGAAGGACTCGAAGGAGCCGCGGCGCAGACCGGCGTGCCGTTTGATCGCCAAGAGATGGAACAGACGCTGGCCGGGTTGGGAAGCCGCGTCTTCTTGATGAACAACGTTCACGACGATGGGCCGCGCGTCTTTCAGTCGCGTTGGGCGCTGTCGTTCCTGTCGGGCCCGTTGGCTCGCGATCAGATCTCTCGGTTGATGAAGGACCGCCGCGAGCAAGCGGCCACGGCGTTGGCGGAAAGTGGTGAACCGGCCGAATCGATCGCCACGGGAAGTGCTCAAGGTTCGCGGCCGATGGTCCCCGCGGGGATCGAGGAGCGGTTTGTCTGCCCGACGAAAAGCCCGGCCGAATCGGCGTCGCTGGTCTACCGGCCGGCGATTTTAGGAAAGGGATCGCTGCACTTCGTCCGCAGCCGCGGGTCGATCGATCTATGGCAGGACCAGTCGCGAATCGTCTCTTGCGCCGCTGGCGTCCCCGATCCGCTGTGGATCGACAGCAAACCGGCTCCACCGGATCTGCAGCTCAGCGATCGACCGGACGAAAAGTTTGCCTTCGCCGATCTGCCGACCGAATTGGTGAATGAGAAATCGTACAAACGCTGGGCGGACGATCTGAAGGATTACTTCTACCGACACCAAACGCTGGCCGTCTACGAATGCGATGAAGTCGATCAACTGGCGCCACCGGGATCGACCGAGGTGCAGGCGCGATTGCACTTCAAACAAGCGGCTCGCGAGGCGCGGGATCGCGAGACGGAGAACTTGCGCGACAAGTTCTCCTCGAAAATGCAGTCGTTGGAAAAGAAGATCCGCACCGCCGAGGACCGCGTTTCCCGCGAAGCGTCGCAAGCCCAGGGGGCGACTTGGCAATCGATGATCCAGATCGGTTCGACGCTGTTAAACGGATTTATGGGGAACAAGATCAGCCGTCGGGCTTCGACAGCGGCCAACGGATGGAATCGCGCCTCGCGTCAGAAAGAGGATGTCCGCCGAGCCGAAGCGGCGTTGCAAGCGCTGCACGACGACATGGCCGACCTGGAAGAGGATTTGAAGCGGGAGATCGATGAACTGGCCGAACGCTTTCATATCGAGAACCTGAAGCTGGAGGAGACGCTGATCAATCCGCGCAAAGGGGATTTGCGAGTCGAACCTCCCATCCTTCTATGGACTCCATGGCAAGTCGATTCGGTGGGGATCGCCCAGCGGCTGTTTTAG
- a CDS encoding ATP-dependent helicase has protein sequence MSHGLNPAQSDAVNTLSGPLLVLAGAGTGKTRVVTFRIANLIRNGTAADRILAVTFTNKAAGEMQERIAELLGISKRPSKKDDRPRPVIGTFHSQCVRILRQHATNLGYPKKFAIYDRSDQESIARSVLRELRLPTAALKPGDLLSIIGQWKNGSVHPEAAVNEARTDKEHLAAAGYRRYQNSLKACGAMDFDDLLLNTEVLFTEHEEVRQSEADRFDHILVDEYQDTNGSQYRIIKALADAHRNLCVVGDDDQSIYGWRGADVRHILNFKKDWEDATVVRLEDNYRSTGSILEMANRLIQYNTVRHDKSLKPARPAGQRPRISQFKDETEESQRVVGEIGRMIELNHYQPGEIAILFRTKEQPRLFEQELRKAALPYVMMGSQSFFDRREVRDIVAYLKWVEQPDDEVSLMRVANTPPRGLGQGTIKLLMDAAVKRGQPIWQVMCDDTVTSTLPPAARRGIDDLRGILVDVQNRIRDDGLTEAVNTLIARTRYMDEIRTRYNEPEECEARIASIGEVVNAVDAYADRARTPSLTDFLSEIALSGREMGNEKDRAAQQNAIWLLTMHAAKGLEFPVVYMVGMEDGLLPHHRSAKGDEDAIAEERRLCYVGITRAQEKLTLSLALTRRKWGKPRPTTPSRFLYEITGQADNPNRYRK, from the coding sequence ATGTCACATGGTCTGAACCCCGCTCAAAGCGACGCTGTCAACACACTCTCGGGTCCGCTGCTGGTTTTGGCCGGAGCGGGAACGGGGAAGACGCGCGTTGTCACCTTCCGCATCGCCAACCTGATCCGCAACGGCACCGCCGCCGATCGGATCCTTGCGGTGACGTTCACCAACAAAGCGGCGGGGGAGATGCAGGAGCGGATCGCCGAGCTGTTGGGGATCTCGAAACGCCCCTCCAAGAAAGACGATCGGCCGCGGCCCGTGATCGGTACGTTCCACTCGCAATGTGTTCGCATCCTGCGTCAGCACGCGACCAATCTGGGCTACCCGAAGAAGTTTGCGATCTATGATCGATCCGATCAGGAGAGCATCGCGCGGAGCGTGCTTCGCGAATTGCGTTTGCCGACCGCGGCGCTCAAGCCGGGCGATCTGCTGTCGATCATTGGCCAATGGAAAAATGGATCGGTCCATCCTGAGGCGGCGGTCAACGAAGCCCGCACCGACAAAGAGCATCTGGCGGCAGCCGGCTATCGGCGGTATCAGAATTCGCTGAAGGCTTGCGGCGCGATGGACTTCGACGATCTGTTGCTGAATACCGAGGTGCTGTTTACCGAACACGAAGAGGTTCGCCAATCGGAGGCCGATCGCTTTGATCACATCCTTGTCGATGAGTATCAGGACACCAATGGCAGCCAGTATCGGATCATCAAAGCGCTCGCCGACGCGCACCGCAATCTGTGCGTCGTGGGGGACGATGATCAATCGATCTATGGCTGGCGTGGAGCCGATGTTCGCCACATTTTGAACTTCAAGAAAGACTGGGAAGATGCGACCGTCGTCCGCTTGGAGGACAATTATCGCTCGACTGGTTCGATCCTCGAAATGGCGAACCGTTTGATCCAGTACAACACGGTGCGGCACGACAAATCGCTGAAGCCGGCGCGCCCGGCGGGACAGCGGCCGCGGATCTCGCAGTTCAAAGACGAGACCGAAGAATCGCAGCGCGTCGTCGGCGAGATCGGCCGGATGATCGAATTGAACCACTACCAACCGGGCGAGATCGCGATCCTGTTCCGGACCAAGGAACAGCCGCGGTTGTTCGAGCAGGAGTTGCGGAAGGCCGCCCTGCCCTACGTGATGATGGGCAGCCAGTCGTTTTTCGATCGACGCGAAGTCCGCGATATCGTGGCTTATCTGAAGTGGGTCGAACAACCCGACGATGAGGTTTCGTTGATGCGCGTGGCCAACACACCGCCACGCGGGCTGGGACAGGGGACGATCAAGTTGTTGATGGATGCCGCGGTGAAGCGAGGCCAGCCGATCTGGCAGGTGATGTGTGACGATACGGTCACATCGACGCTGCCGCCAGCGGCTCGCCGCGGGATCGACGACCTGCGCGGCATCCTGGTCGATGTGCAGAATCGGATCCGTGATGATGGGCTGACCGAGGCGGTCAACACGCTGATTGCGCGGACCCGATACATGGACGAGATTCGCACCCGTTACAACGAGCCCGAAGAATGTGAAGCGCGAATCGCATCGATCGGCGAAGTCGTCAACGCGGTCGATGCGTATGCCGATCGCGCCCGTACCCCCAGCCTGACCGACTTCCTTTCGGAGATCGCCCTTTCGGGACGCGAGATGGGGAACGAAAAAGATCGTGCCGCCCAACAGAACGCGATCTGGTTGCTGACGATGCACGCTGCCAAGGGGCTCGAATTCCCGGTCGTCTATATGGTCGGCATGGAGGATGGCCTGCTGCCGCACCATCGTAGCGCTAAGGGAGACGAAGACGCGATCGCCGAAGAGCGGCGGTTGTGCTACGTCGGGATCACGCGGGCGCAGGAAAAGCTGACGCTTTCGCTGGCCCTGACGCGTCGTAAATGGGGTAAGCCACGGCCGACGACGCCCAGCCGGTTCCTGTATGAGATCACCGGCCAAGCCGATAATCCCAACCGCTACCGCAAGTAG
- a CDS encoding HisA/HisF-related TIM barrel protein, with protein MLTSTADSTDDDLLSSVLGVIDLKGGKAVHAVRGNRDSYRPVCCAATSDGDPIALAQMYLDCGVGGVYVADLDAITAGSPHDDLLNRLADLGAPIWIDAGVVELQLPAIERIVRVVGTESIAALDELVPLRERWGAQRHAIVLSIDLRAGVVLAGSSALASQTAVEIASQAIGYGFDRLIALDLAAVGAASGTLTSSICRAIAVEHPHVELTSGGGIRTLADIRILKEGGCRYVLVGTALHGGRKKLVFDGGTC; from the coding sequence ATGCTCACTTCCACCGCAGATTCGACCGACGACGATCTACTGAGCTCGGTCTTGGGAGTGATCGATCTGAAGGGGGGCAAAGCGGTCCACGCGGTCCGCGGCAATCGCGACAGTTATCGGCCGGTTTGTTGTGCTGCGACAAGTGATGGCGATCCGATCGCGTTGGCTCAAATGTATCTCGACTGCGGCGTCGGTGGGGTGTACGTCGCCGATCTGGACGCGATCACCGCAGGTTCTCCTCACGACGATCTCCTGAATCGCTTGGCGGATTTGGGAGCTCCGATCTGGATCGACGCGGGCGTCGTCGAATTGCAGCTGCCCGCGATCGAACGGATCGTCCGCGTCGTGGGGACCGAATCGATCGCCGCTTTGGACGAACTGGTGCCGCTGCGCGAGCGGTGGGGGGCTCAGCGACATGCGATCGTTTTGAGCATCGATTTGCGCGCGGGAGTGGTTTTGGCCGGCTCGTCAGCCTTGGCCAGCCAAACGGCGGTCGAGATCGCTAGCCAAGCGATCGGCTACGGTTTCGATCGGCTGATCGCGTTGGATCTGGCGGCTGTCGGAGCCGCTTCCGGCACCCTAACGTCGTCGATTTGCCGTGCTATTGCCGTGGAACACCCCCATGTTGAGCTGACCTCCGGTGGCGGAATTCGGACCCTTGCCGATATCCGGATACTAAAAGAGGGGGGCTGCCGATACGTATTGGTCGGTACGGCCCTCCATGGTGGGCGAAAGAAGTTGGTCTTTGACGGCGGAACTTGTTGA